In one Niallia taxi genomic region, the following are encoded:
- a CDS encoding AAA family ATPase: MAVICFEGASAVGKTTTAIEIARKTNTYIIPEVDLLFERSKSETKTWYLERQVERWQIAQEKLKEYDTVILDGDIFQPISYNWCFDFKLFNQNLDFIYDSYLKEIKAGRIKFPDKYFYLYTSQANLRYRKENDDSRKRGNFEKHLEIVEPHQRYYEALNQFVPNYVQPMEAKNIEENIKEIIDNLPSSSLSRSSEKLLHSITNWLKNNKA; encoded by the coding sequence ATGGCAGTAATTTGTTTTGAAGGAGCAAGTGCAGTAGGGAAAACAACAACGGCTATTGAAATTGCAAGAAAAACGAATACATACATCATTCCGGAGGTAGATCTTTTATTCGAACGTTCTAAAAGTGAAACAAAAACTTGGTATTTAGAACGCCAGGTAGAACGTTGGCAAATTGCACAAGAAAAACTTAAAGAATATGATACGGTAATTCTCGATGGTGATATATTTCAACCGATAAGTTATAACTGGTGTTTTGACTTTAAATTATTTAATCAAAATTTGGATTTTATTTATGATTCTTATCTAAAGGAAATAAAAGCAGGTAGAATAAAGTTTCCAGATAAATATTTTTATTTATACACTAGCCAAGCAAATCTGAGGTATCGTAAGGAAAATGATGATTCAAGAAAAAGAGGGAATTTTGAAAAGCATTTAGAAATTGTAGAACCTCACCAACGTTATTATGAAGCGTTAAATCAATTTGTACCTAATTATGTTCAACCAATGGAAGCAAAAAACATAGAAGAAAATATAAAAGAAATTATAGATAACCTGCCTTCATCTTCTTTAAGTAGGAGTTCAGAAAAGTTACTTCATAGCATTACAAATTGGTTAAAAAATAACAAGGCATAA
- a CDS encoding GNAT family N-acetyltransferase has product MKYDESNKMITTERLVIRLFQESDAVNVANLCNNYNIYKNTLYLPYPYSVDDAKSWIKNHLENFNNEISYEFAITAKENGELYGAIALSSNQESKNGEIAYWIGEEFWGNGYATEAAQAILWFAFNEKHLHKVFARYFKTNPASGRVMQKLGMREEGVLIDQIKKDNRYLDLVYYGIINS; this is encoded by the coding sequence ATGAAATATGATGAAAGCAATAAGATGATTACTACAGAAAGGCTAGTAATTAGATTATTCCAAGAATCTGATGCAGTAAATGTAGCTAACCTTTGTAATAACTATAATATTTATAAAAATACACTTTATTTACCTTATCCATATTCAGTGGATGATGCTAAATCTTGGATTAAAAACCATCTTGAAAATTTTAATAATGAAATTTCTTATGAATTTGCAATAACTGCTAAGGAAAATGGTGAGTTATATGGAGCTATAGCACTATCAAGCAATCAAGAGTCTAAGAATGGTGAAATAGCATACTGGATTGGTGAAGAATTTTGGGGAAATGGATATGCAACAGAGGCAGCGCAAGCAATTTTATGGTTTGCATTTAATGAAAAACACTTACACAAAGTATTTGCTCGTTACTTTAAAACAAATCCAGCCTCAGGAAGAGTTATGCAAAAGTTAGGGATGAGGGAAGAAGGAGTATTAATTGATCAGATAAAGAAGGATAATCGTTATTTAGATTTGGTTTATTATGGAATCATTAACTCATAA
- a CDS encoding aspartate/glutamate racemase family protein — translation MIEKTYKNIGIVAVTSEGAALCYKNIVSESMKRIGKNIHPEISLHNVSFSDYYQALVNDDYQKIVDILLYSIKKLQLMGADFAIIPANTIHCVFNEIQKMSPIPLLSILETTSKECQLQKYKKVCVLGTIFTMQGKLYKESFEKCGIDLFTPSMEEQEVINSIIMDELIPGKNNNNSIEKVISIINRVKSSECDAVALACTELPVIINNDNSPLPVLNTTNLLSSAALELAINNK, via the coding sequence TTGATAGAAAAAACTTATAAGAACATTGGAATTGTAGCTGTAACATCAGAGGGAGCTGCACTGTGCTATAAAAATATTGTTTCTGAATCAATGAAACGAATAGGAAAGAATATTCATCCAGAAATCTCACTTCATAATGTTTCATTCTCTGATTATTATCAGGCATTAGTAAATGATGATTATCAAAAGATAGTAGATATACTGCTTTATTCCATAAAAAAACTTCAACTAATGGGAGCAGATTTTGCTATTATTCCCGCAAATACAATTCATTGCGTATTTAATGAAATCCAAAAGATGTCGCCAATTCCTTTATTAAGTATTTTGGAAACAACTTCGAAGGAGTGCCAACTTCAAAAATATAAAAAAGTGTGTGTTTTAGGAACCATTTTTACCATGCAAGGAAAATTATATAAAGAATCATTTGAAAAGTGCGGTATAGATTTATTTACACCATCTATGGAAGAACAAGAGGTTATTAACTCCATAATAATGGATGAGTTAATACCTGGTAAAAACAATAATAATTCAATAGAAAAAGTAATATCAATAATCAATAGGGTCAAATCATCTGAATGTGATGCAGTTGCCCTTGCTTGTACTGAATTACCGGTCATAATAAATAATGATAATTCTCCACTACCTGTTCTTAATACAACTAATTTACTATCAAGTGCAGCATTAGAATTAGCGATTAATAATAAATAG
- a CDS encoding FMN-dependent NADH-azoreductase, with protein sequence MNKLLIINAHPEVESTSSVSLNVLNHFKKVYKELHSKDEVIEQIDLYSDEVPMINKTVLNAWAKLAKGQELTNEEKEVTNRMSEVLQQFKSANKYVIALPLHNFNVPSKLKDYMDNILIARETFKYTENGSVGLLKDGRSMLVIQGSGSIYTNNDWYTEVEYSHKYLKSMFNFIGIEDYHMVRAQGTALLDRDAVLKNAYIEVGKIASAFARNK encoded by the coding sequence ATGAACAAATTACTTATTATAAATGCCCATCCAGAAGTGGAATCTACTTCGTCTGTTAGTCTAAATGTTCTAAATCACTTTAAGAAGGTATATAAAGAGTTGCATTCAAAAGATGAGGTAATAGAACAAATTGACTTATACAGCGACGAAGTACCTATGATAAATAAGACAGTTTTAAATGCATGGGCTAAGCTTGCTAAAGGACAAGAACTTACAAATGAAGAGAAAGAAGTAACAAACCGTATGAGCGAAGTGTTACAACAATTTAAGAGTGCAAATAAGTATGTAATAGCTCTCCCATTGCACAATTTTAATGTGCCATCAAAATTAAAAGACTATATGGACAATATTTTAATTGCGAGAGAGACTTTTAAATATACAGAAAATGGTTCTGTCGGCTTACTTAAAGATGGACGAAGTATGCTGGTAATACAAGGAAGTGGTAGTATTTATACTAATAATGACTGGTATACTGAAGTTGAATACTCACACAAATATTTGAAGTCCATGTTCAATTTTATTGGAATTGAAGATTATCATATGGTTAGAGCCCAAGGAACAGCTCTACTGGACAGAGATGCAGTATTAAAAAATGCTTATATTGAAGTCGGGAAAATTGCTTCTGCATTTGCAAGAAATAAATAA